CCTTGCGTCCGGTGCCCGGTCCCTGGTTTCACTCGCATCCCCTCCCGCTCATCCCCGCCACTCGTGCATTGCGCCAAACCCCTACATGCGCCGCTTCCCTTCAATCGTTGTTGTCGTCGCCGTCGCCATTCGTCGTcgcgcgtgcgtgcgtgcgtgcatttattcttcctcttcctcctcttcctcttcctcttcctcctcctcttcctcttcctcttcttcctcctcttcctcttcctcttcttcctcaACCTGTGGAGCAAACGAAACGGAGTGGATCGGCCACCGGTTATTGGAGCGATCATATGCGACGGAGCGGGGAAATTGTTGCGGGGCGCGCACGCTACTTACCACCTCCTCGACGACTTCCTCGACTTCCTCGATCTCCTCATCGTCGGGCTTGACTTCATCCTCGCCCTCGGGGGTCTCGGGTTCGCCCGACTTCTTGCCCGGTCGCTCGCCGAACCACTTCGGAAGTTtggctagttttttttttttttttttggtgaaagaaaataaaaaaatgttgtgtTAGGTTATTGCCTCACAGACGGGCGTTTACGAACGGAACATTCGCACAACGGTTAGACAAATACACACTTATACGCGCAACATagagttttgtgtgtgagtgtgtggcaATGTCTCGTGTTTGCTGAATGCTCCAATTGCTGAGAAGAGAGCCTTGGCCTGGGCGGGGGGGAGTCTACTTACATTTCTGGCGGCCTCCGAACTGCTCCTTCCTCTCAGCCCATTGCTTCTCGAGGACCTCTTTGTTCAACGTGTCAAAGCCCTGTCGTTACGAACGGGTATGAGAGTATGGGGTGTAGGGAGGGGTTGTGTACGTCGAACGAAGATCACAGAACATACATGTTAGCAGTCGGAACAAACAACATGAAACAAAGAACATTGGAAACAGAACAGATTAATAACATTGGACTTTGAAAATGTGTAAGAATAGATGATAATTGCGATTGAATGTTTAAGTATTTCCCAACAACACATTCACTGGGAATCGATCTTCATCTACGCCATGTTTTGGCTTAAAATTCAATGTGAAACATGTACGAAAAATTTACGACAGAATCAGTTAGCGACAGTTTTTAACAATCGGCTCAACTCTCAACAAGTTTGAACATTCGACAATGTGACAAAACAACGAGATTAGCATTTTCGTTTACTTCACACGGTACTGATCGCGGTGCGCGATCTCACACGCAGAGCTTACTCTTTGTACGCGCCATAAACAGTTCCTGGCGTTGTGCCcactttttgttaattttctcCTGGTAGTATGCGCTGTAGCCCTACAGTTTGCGATAGAGTGGGAAAGGAGTTTAACGAAAGCGTTGCTACTTGTCACGTCAAATAAGTTACAAAAAATGGTACGTAAtttaggaaaaaaatatcatacaTTCTGTACGCTACGAAAGGATTTTGTACATGATGTCACAGCTCTAGAGAGTGCCCCTTCAATGGCCCGTTTCTGCTTAAAAGGCTTCAAAATTGTACGCAAATAATCGAATACTTACACCTTCGAACAGCTTCTTCTTGTCATCGTAGGAGCGGGTATCGACACGACGTTCGTATTTGGAGGCGACTTGGATCTTGGGCTGTTTGTGTTACCATAGCAAAATGAGAAAAGCGATCATCAACGTTTCGTTATTGAAAAGGTCAGAGTTGGCGGGGAGagtaaacaataacaaacaacaacacttaCCGGGTACTTGCCGGTGAGGGCTTCCGGGTCTAGACCCTTCTTCAAGGCCTTGTGTCTCAGCTGCTGCTTCTGTCTTTCTTTCAACTCTTTCAACTGTTGGAATATTGGGGGTAAGAAGAAACGGTGAAAGACGCCATTAGAAACCTTACGGGGGAGAAGGGAATGAACGATTTGTGCCACTTACGTCGTAATCCTGACGCTTTTGCCTTTCCTCCAGATCGTACTTCTCTGTTTCCAGCTTGACGATCGTCTCCCACAGCTCGGTGGCACGGGCACGCAGCGAATCGGCACTCAAGCCATCGACCTCCAGGGGCTTGATGCGGAAGGACAGTGagattttcttttcctcctccAGCTGTTCCTTAGTCTTGTTGCGTTCCATCTGGGCGTTGGACATGCCGAACTGTAATCAGACAAGGGAGGGGGACACCAGTTAGCACCAGAGCACTGGCGGCCAGCACGTGCATTCTTCTTCCCCACACTTACGGAGCTATCCTTCTTGGTAATGGTAAAGTTGGGTCCCTTCTTATCTTTGTCCTTCATGGCCTGCAGCATAGCCTGGCGCTTCTTCTCGGCCTCCTCCAGGCGCTTTCTCTTCTCGTCGATCTCGCGCTGCTTCTTCTCCTCGACCTCGCGGACGCggcgctcctcctcctccttcttgcGCTGAGCCATGCGCTGCTCCTCCTCCGCTCGGGACACCTTGCGCTTGGCCTGTTTGTCCTTGAGCTTCTTGAGTTCATCCTCTTCCTTGGCCCGCTGTTTGCGCCACTCGTTAATGTACTCCTTCAGCTGTTCGTCCAAGTCTGAGCGCTTCTGGTCCTGGCGCTTAATGAACTCGGGATCGTCACCCCTGTGGGAGTGTGCAGCGTTTTCCGCGAGCAAGGTGAGGGAATAAaaatgggagggggggggagaggaagaaagagagaaacaaacGGTTAGCTAAGGTACGGTACCAACCCGCCGGGGCGCTGTTTGCTGGCGTACGCAATGGATCACGTTGCGTCCCGCGTCCTCCCGTAGTGTGATGGTTTCGGGGGAGTTGAGCGGGAGGGGACCGTGACCCATGCGGCAGTTTTACTTTGATGTaggcaatttttgttttttttttcgctgatGTTTATACCGTGTGGGTAGGTTGTTGTAATGTGTGGACGACAAAAACAAcgacaaaccaaaacaaaaagcatccCTCCCCacgtggttgtggtggtggtggtgggcacATTCAAGCTCGGTATGTAACGGCgcgtctttgtgtgtgtgtgtgtattcgtATCTGTAGTGTAGTAGTGGTGTAGTGTAAGGTGTACAAGATACAAAAATGGttgcacacaaaacaaaacaaaaaaaaaaacatcgcagAGACACACCACACTATGTACAGGCGTGTGCTCGATATGGCACAaccgacaaaaacaaaaaacacttatCAACATGGACACAAAAGCACGCAACACGTGGCAAGCTTCGATagaggggatttttttttttggtccgtGCAAAATACAAACACCAATTTACAatcgagagcgaaagagagaaagagtgggCAATATAGACaaatagagcgagagagagagtgaaagagatcCCACAATGTagtggcgatgatgatgagcccGTTGTTTGATCGGGTGGAACAACGTTGCACAACTGTGATCGGCAACAAACGTGGAAAATGTTGAAGGAAAATGCTCCAATTGGATAGGGAAGGAATTTCGATGAACAGGCGAAAAAGCGGTTAAAAGTTCGTGTTGAAAAGAtgacatttttgttgttgttgttgttgttgtatgttgCACAGCGCAGTCTGTGCTGTGCAAAAGGAGGTGGGATCAATTTTGTCAGGTTGTTGGTGCATGAAGAATGTAAAAATGCATCCCAAAAGTGTCTTGTGTCTCGTAAAGAGCAAAGATGCACCGTTACATTCCCCCCTACCCTTTGGGGTGCACCGCTTATGATGGGACCGTATTGGTACTGTGTCAATCGTAGTAAGCCTGCGTCTTTAATGGCGACAATCGCTACAAATTAGCAACGACAGGCACCGGAAGAatagcgacagcagcagcagcagcaactagaTCACGCAAAACACGGAcaaagagcgagaaagagagagagagagacagagagagaacgCAAATCTCGGAAgtagtttccttttttttgctgaaaacGATCGTGCTTGTTTAGTGATTAGGCTTCACAGCTCTGCTAGTCGTCGTCCCATCGACGAATGGCGATTAAGGGGAAAGACAAAACACGCTTATGTGTTGTGAAAAAGGAGAAAGGACCAGTCAGTGGCAATGTAGTGCAGTGTGATGTAAGGTATAATGTGTGTTCcatgagtgtatgtgtgtggaagCATCGTCAGCAACAGGTAGGTCCTATCCCGGCAGGCATTGCTCTGGTCCCGTGGCGCCAGAGACGGGAACGTGGAAGTTAATTGTGCGTGAGTTTGATTTACGTgtaagagtgtgtgtgcgagtgtgtaatagtagtagtagtaagtATGGCAGCGGGCAGTGTTCAAAAAATCAGGTGTATAATATGCtggacacaacaaaaaacaaaaatcagggCTGTAAAGATGTAGTAAGGCTCGCACTTACTCGGATTTTGCTGCCGGCCTGTTTTtggtatatatttttttgttttattttggtgGGGATTTTGTTGCAAGGGAAGGTTTGGgttgttgtagtagtagtagtagtagtagtagttgttgttgttggtatcACCATGGCAGCAGGGCATTTGGGGGTTTGATGAAGCGGTTCGCCAACCGGTGTCCGGATTTGGCATGATGTaaaatatgtgttttttttttgtgatttaaggtttttggtgatgatggtgttgttgttgttgttgttgttgttgtgcgttCATATGGCAACGAGGATGATGGCAAGATGATACGATGgtatacgtttttttttccgttGCACGCACAAAAACGCATGTCGACAACGAGCACAAAACGGGATTCGGTATCGCATGGCGGATGTCGGATGGCgatgttgttggttttgtttgtttgatttattcgGACGAACGAATCGTCGACGAGCAGGACAGGTGGTCAGGCAGGATTCAGGTTGATGCATTTTTCGAACGCAGGTCGATGCAGTGCACGC
This is a stretch of genomic DNA from Anopheles merus strain MAF chromosome 2R, AmerM5.1, whole genome shotgun sequence. It encodes these proteins:
- the LOC121588900 gene encoding troponin T, skeletal muscle isoform X2; translated protein: MSDDEEYSSEEEVVEETREEQPAAKSEGDDPEFIKRQDQKRSDLDEQLKEYINEWRKQRAKEEDELKKLKDKQAKRKVSRAEEEQRMAQRKKEEEERRVREVEEKKQREIDEKRKRLEEAEKKRQAMLQAMKDKDKKGPNFTITKKDSSFGMSNAQMERNKTKEQLEEEKKISLSFRIKPLEVDGLSADSLRARATELWETIVKLETEKYDLEERQKRQDYDLKELKERQKQQLRHKALKKGLDPEALTGKYPPKIQVASKYERRVDTRSYDDKKKLFEGGYSAYYQEKINKKWAQRQELFMARTKTKLPKWFGERPGKKSGEPETPEGEDEVKPDDEEIEEVEEVVEEVVEEEEEEEEEEEEEEEEEEEEEEEEEEEEE
- the LOC121588900 gene encoding troponin T, skeletal muscle isoform X5, with amino-acid sequence MKSIPRRRRSSRKPEKNSKGDDPEFIKRQDQKRSDLDEQLKEYINEWRKQRAKEEDELKKLKDKQAKRKVSRAEEEQRMAQRKKEEEERRVREVEEKKQREIDEKRKRLEEAEKKRQAMLQAMKDKDKKGPNFTITKKDSSFGMSNAQMERNKTKEQLEEEKKISLSFRIKPLEVDGLSADSLRARATELWETIVKLETEKYDLEERQKRQDYDLKELKERQKQQLRHKALKKGLDPEALTGKYPPKIQVASKYERRVDTRSYDDKKKLFEGGFDTLNKEVLEKQWAERKEQFGGRQKSKLPKWFGERPGKKSGEPETPEGEDEVKPDDEEIEEVEEVVEEVVEEEEEEEEEEEEEEEEEEEEEEEEEEEEE
- the LOC121588900 gene encoding troponin T, skeletal muscle isoform X1, coding for MSDDEEYSSEEEVVEETREEQPAAKSEGDDPEFIKRQDQKRSDLDEQLKEYINEWRKQRAKEEDELKKLKDKQAKRKVSRAEEEQRMAQRKKEEEERRVREVEEKKQREIDEKRKRLEEAEKKRQAMLQAMKDKDKKGPNFTITKKDSSFGMSNAQMERNKTKEQLEEEKKISLSFRIKPLEVDGLSADSLRARATELWETIVKLETEKYDLEERQKRQDYDLKELKERQKQQLRHKALKKGLDPEALTGKYPPKIQVASKYERRVDTRSYDDKKKLFEGGFDTLNKEVLEKQWAERKEQFGGRQKSKLPKWFGERPGKKSGEPETPEGEDEVKPDDEEIEEVEEVVEEVVEEEEEEEEEEEEEEEEEEEEEEEEEEEEE
- the LOC121588900 gene encoding troponin T, skeletal muscle isoform X8; protein product: MSDDEEYSSEEEVVEETREEQGDDPEFIKRQDQKRSDLDEQLKEYINEWRKQRAKEEDELKKLKDKQAKRKVSRAEEEQRMAQRKKEEEERRVREVEEKKQREIDEKRKRLEEAEKKRQAMLQAMKDKDKKGPNFTITKKDSSFGMSNAQMERNKTKEQLEEEKKISLSFRIKPLEVDGLSADSLRARATELWETIVKLETEKYDLEERQKRQDYDLKELKERQKQQLRHKALKKGLDPEALTGKYPPKIQVASKYERRVDTRSYDDKKKLFEGGYSAYYQEKINKKWAQRQELFMARTKTKLPKWFGERPGKKSGEPETPEGEDEVKPDDEEIEEVEEVVEEVVEEEEEEEEEEEEEEEEEEEEEEEEEEEEE
- the LOC121588900 gene encoding troponin T, skeletal muscle isoform X7, with the protein product MSDDEEYSGDDPEFIKRQDQKRSDLDEQLKEYINEWRKQRAKEEDELKKLKDKQAKRKVSRAEEEQRMAQRKKEEEERRVREVEEKKQREIDEKRKRLEEAEKKRQAMLQAMKDKDKKGPNFTITKKDSSFGMSNAQMERNKTKEQLEEEKKISLSFRIKPLEVDGLSADSLRARATELWETIVKLETEKYDLEERQKRQDYDLKELKERQKQQLRHKALKKGLDPEALTGKYPPKIQVASKYERRVDTRSYDDKKKLFEGGYSAYYQEKINKKWAQRQELFMARTKTKLPKWFGERPGKKSGEPETPEGEDEVKPDDEEIEEVEEVVEEVVEEEEEEEEEEEEEEEEEEEEEEEEEEEEE
- the LOC121588900 gene encoding troponin T, skeletal muscle isoform X4; translated protein: MSDDEEYSSEEEVVEETREEQGDDPEFIKRQDQKRSDLDEQLKEYINEWRKQRAKEEDELKKLKDKQAKRKVSRAEEEQRMAQRKKEEEERRVREVEEKKQREIDEKRKRLEEAEKKRQAMLQAMKDKDKKGPNFTITKKDSSFGMSNAQMERNKTKEQLEEEKKISLSFRIKPLEVDGLSADSLRARATELWETIVKLETEKYDLEERQKRQDYDLKELKERQKQQLRHKALKKGLDPEALTGKYPPKIQVASKYERRVDTRSYDDKKKLFEGGFDTLNKEVLEKQWAERKEQFGGRQKSKLPKWFGERPGKKSGEPETPEGEDEVKPDDEEIEEVEEVVEEVVEEEEEEEEEEEEEEEEEEEEEEEEEEEEE
- the LOC121588900 gene encoding troponin T, skeletal muscle isoform X6, yielding MSDDEEYSGDDPEFIKRQDQKRSDLDEQLKEYINEWRKQRAKEEDELKKLKDKQAKRKVSRAEEEQRMAQRKKEEEERRVREVEEKKQREIDEKRKRLEEAEKKRQAMLQAMKDKDKKGPNFTITKKDSSFGMSNAQMERNKTKEQLEEEKKISLSFRIKPLEVDGLSADSLRARATELWETIVKLETEKYDLEERQKRQDYDLKELKERQKQQLRHKALKKGLDPEALTGKYPPKIQVASKYERRVDTRSYDDKKKLFEGGFDTLNKEVLEKQWAERKEQFGGRQKSKLPKWFGERPGKKSGEPETPEGEDEVKPDDEEIEEVEEVVEEVVEEEEEEEEEEEEEEEEEEEEEEEEEEEEE
- the LOC121588900 gene encoding troponin T, skeletal muscle isoform X3 — encoded protein: MKSIPRRRRSSRKPEKNSKPAAKSEGDDPEFIKRQDQKRSDLDEQLKEYINEWRKQRAKEEDELKKLKDKQAKRKVSRAEEEQRMAQRKKEEEERRVREVEEKKQREIDEKRKRLEEAEKKRQAMLQAMKDKDKKGPNFTITKKDSSFGMSNAQMERNKTKEQLEEEKKISLSFRIKPLEVDGLSADSLRARATELWETIVKLETEKYDLEERQKRQDYDLKELKERQKQQLRHKALKKGLDPEALTGKYPPKIQVASKYERRVDTRSYDDKKKLFEGGFDTLNKEVLEKQWAERKEQFGGRQKSKLPKWFGERPGKKSGEPETPEGEDEVKPDDEEIEEVEEVVEEVVEEEEEEEEEEEEEEEEEEEEEEEEEEEEE